A part of Capsicum annuum cultivar UCD-10X-F1 chromosome 6, UCD10Xv1.1, whole genome shotgun sequence genomic DNA contains:
- the LOC124899388 gene encoding putative F-box protein At3g21120, with the protein MYAVNDVLSSTVHRIMCMLRVYSVNGFICFWSDDACLHVCNAITKEYFTTPPYSYNTNMAQHRLVAVGFGFCRLSYEYKVVVLHEHTEFEYADIKPIILTVGTDRSWRSLKVIPDTKFISRIESGAHVKGVLYWYLESCTLKDWPCHSKRIERLICFDVTKEEFDMIIVPAEIDGVGGVQNVISITEKGGNLCLINISHGPIFSILI; encoded by the coding sequence ATGTATGCAGTAAATGATGTATTGAGTAGCACCGTACATAGAATCATGTGCATGCTGAGGGTATATTCTGTGAATGGTTTCATTTGTTTCTGGAGTGATGATGCTTGTCTCCATGTCTGCAATGCTATCACTAAAGAGTATTTCACAACTCCACCATATTCTTATAATACCAATATGGCACAACACCGGCTGGTTGCAGTTGGCTTTGGATTTTGCCGGCTTTCATATGAATACAAGGTTGTTGTTCTTCATGAACACACAGAATTTGAATATGCTGATATTAAACCAATAATTTTAACTGTTGGAACTGACCGTTCATGGAGGTCTCTGAAAGTCATTCCTGATACAAAATTTATTTCTCGAATTGAGAGTGGTGCACATGTGAAAGGGGTATTATATTGGTACTTGGAGAGTTGTACTCTTAAAGATTGGCCATGTCATAGTAAGAGAATTGAACGTCTAATATGTTTTGATGTAACTAAAGAAGAATTTGATATGATTATCGTTCCAGCTGAAATTGATGGCGTAGGAGGAGTCCAGAATGTAATTAGTATTACAGAAAAAGGAGGAAATCTTTGTTTGATAAACATAAGTCATGGTCCTATTTTCTCTATCTTGATTTAG
- the LOC107875476 gene encoding nudC domain-containing protein 2 — MAEKLAPEKRHSFVHNGQKVFEWDQTLEELNIYITLPENVPKKLFYCKIDSKHLEVGIKGNPPYLNHDLMNPVKTDCSFWTLEDDILHVTLQKRDKGQTWSSPIMGQGQLDPYASDLEQKRLMLQRFQEENPGFDFSQAQFSGNCPDPRTFMGGIGSS; from the exons ATGGCTGAAAAATTGGCCCCTGAGAAACGTCACAGCTTCGTCCACAATG GCCAAAAGGTGTTCGAGTGGGATCAAACGCTTGAAGAATTGAACATTTACATTACTCTTCCAGAAAATGTTCCTAAGAAGCTATTTTATTGCAAGATTGATTCTAAGCATTTGGAAGTTGGGATCAAAGGCAACCCCCCTTACCTTAAT CATGATCTGATGAACCCAGTTAAGACCGATTGTTCATTCTGGACTCTAG AGGATGATATACTGCATGTAACTTTACAGAAGAGGGATAAAGGTCAGACATGGTCTTCTCCTATAATGGGCCAAGGGCAGTTGGATCCTTATGCCAGTGATCTTGAACAGAAAAGGCTCATGCTTCAAAGGTTCCAAGAAGAG AATCCAGGATTTGACTTCTCGCAGGCACAATTCTCCGGGAATTGTCCTGATCCAAGGACCTTCATGGGGGGAATTGGCTCAAGTTGA
- the LOC107875475 gene encoding inositol 3-kinase has translation MVKEAKDDSSIHKCLIVGNYCHDVLIKNDVVIAESLGGAASFISAVFDGLSISSDYISKVGPDFAYAVNHRPIITSPSSKTTVFHAYFSTENKRQDRILKRVTACDPVTPSDLPNSKFDFGLAVGVGGEILPETLERMIEICKVVFVDIQALIRVFDPVDGTVELVHLNQTGFSPLLKRIGFLKASAEEAPYVDVEEARKWCCVVVTNGKEGCTVYTKDDELPIAPFPAFQVDPTGAGDSFLGGLVAGLVNGLAIPDAALLGNFFGSLTVGHIGLPKFDSRLVQKVKDEVLKRSLQHFGSHEKQEDEPKRLKPVDHEEFLAALSAAKVVPAHSIKDCKWDLHSSTGALEQPISNGHQRLSLNAVCEEPINSVDTKP, from the exons ATGGTGAAGGAAGCGAAAGATGATTCATCAATTCATAAGTGCTTAATTGTGGGGAATTACTGTCACGACGTATTGATAAAAAACGACGTCGTAATAGCGGAGTCACTCGGCGGAGCGGCGTCGTTTATCTCCGCCGTGTTCGACGGTTTATCCATTTCCTCCGACTACATTTCCAAAGTGGGCCCCGATTTTGCTTACGCCGTTAATCACCGTCCGATTATCACTTCGCCGTCATCCAAAACCACCGTTTTCCACGCCTATTTTTCAACGGAGAATAAACGGCAAGATCGGATTCTAAAACGGGTCACTGCATGTGACCCGGTAACTCCATCGGATCTTCCGAATTCGAAATTTGATTTTGGTTTAGCTGTTGGTGTTGGTGGGGAGATTTTACCCGAAACGCTTGAGCGAATGATTGAAATTTGTAAGGTTGTGTTTGTAGATATCCAAGCTTTAATTCGGGTATTTGACCCGGTTGATGGAACGGTGGAACTTGTACATTTGAATCAAACCGGGTTTTCGCCTTTATTGAAACGAATCGGGTTTTTGAAGGCGTCTGCAGAGGAAGCACCATATGTGGATGTAGAGGAAGCGAGAAAATGGTGTTGTGTTGTAGTGACAAATGGGAAAGAAGGGTGTACAGTGTATACTAAAGACGATGAATTGCCAATTGCGCCTTTTCCAGCATTTCAAGTTGATCCAACTGGAGCTGGGGATAGTTTTCTAGGAGGTTTAGTTGCAGGGCTTGTTAATGGATTAGCAATTCCAGATGCTGCATTGCTGGGGAACTTTTTTGGATCATTGACTGTTGGACACATTGGGCTTCCCAAGTTCGACTCGCGATTGGTACAG AAAGTGAAGGATGAAGTGTTAAAAAGAAGTTTGCAACATTTTGGGTCCCATGAGAAACAGGAGGATGAACCAAAGAGATTGAAGCCAGTAGATCATGAAGAGTTCCTAGCAGCTCTCAGTGCCGCCAAGGTGGTACCAGCACATTCTATCAAAGACTGTAAGTGGGACTTACATAGCTCTACCGGAGCATTGGAACAACCGATCAGCAATGGTCATCAGAGATTATCACTTAACGCTGTATGTGAAGAACCAATTAATTCAGTTGATACTAAACCTTGA
- the LOC107875474 gene encoding protein EARLY FLOWERING 4 produces MDGGEFSGVKDVNVYESDGEEAEENDTEAWETVSKYILEVQSVLDQNRVLIQQVNENHQSKLPDNLVKNVALIRDINSNISKVSRLYSNLSVDFCNIVHRRRALASSESTKNRGDNTGSNRS; encoded by the coding sequence ATGGACGGCGGCGAATTTAGCGGCGTTAAAGACGTCAACGTCTACGAAAGCGACGGCGAAGAAGCGGAAGAAAACGACACCGAAGCTTGGGAAACAGTTAGCAAGTATATACTAGAGGTACAATCGGTACTAGATCAGAACAGAGTTTTAATTCAACAGGTGAATGAAAATCATCAATCGAAGCTTCCAGATAATTTGGTGAAAAACGTAGCGCTTATTCGAGATATAAATAGCAATATCTCCAAAGTATCTCGCCTGTATTCTAATCTCTCCGTAGATTTCTGCAACATCGTTCATCGGCGACGAGCACTTGCTTCTTCTGAATCTACTAAGAATCGGGGTGATAATACGGGCAGCAATAGATCCTGA
- the LOC107875472 gene encoding peptidyl-prolyl cis-trans isomerase CYP20-1 isoform X2, producing MAPKRIRPSVFVFFCLAVIGTLALAQAKGSQESLKEVTHKVFFDVEIDGKPAGRIVMGLFGKTVPKTAENFRALCTGEKGVGKSGKPLHFKGSTFHRIIPSFMIQGGDFTLGDGRGGESIYGEKFADENFKIKHTGPGLLSMANAGSDTNGSQFFITTVTTSWLDGRHVVFGKVLSGMDVVYKMEAEGRQSGTPKSKVTVADSGELPL from the exons ATGGCGCCGAAGAGAATCCGACCGTCCGTTTTTGTCTTCTTCTGTTTGGCCGTGATTGGAACTCTAGCTCTTGCTCAG GCCAAAGGATCCCAGGAAAGTCTGAAAGAAGTAACTCACAAAGTTTTCTTTGATGTTGAGATAGATGGCAAACCTGCCG GTCGTATTGTTATGGGTCTATTTGGTAAAACAGTTCCTAAAACAGCAG AGAACTTCAGAGCATTGTGCACAG GGGAAAAGGGAGTTGGAAAGAGTGGTAAGCCTCTTCATTTCAAGGGGAGCACATTCCATAGAATAATCCCCAGCTTCATGATTCAAGGTGGTGATTTCACCCTTGGTGATGGACGTGGAGGAGAATCTATTTACGGTGAAAAGTTTGCCGATGAAAACTTCAAGATCAAGCATACTGGACCTG GACTATTGTCAATGGCAAATGCCGGTTCTGACACCAATGGCTCACAATTCTTCATCACAACTGTCACAACTAGCTG GTTGGATGGTCGACATGTCGTCTTTGGAAAGGTGTTGTCTGGAATGGATGTCGTTTACAAGATGGAAGCCGAAGGAAGACAAAGTGGAACACCCAAAAGCAAAGTTACTGTGGCAGACAGCGGTGAACTTCCTCTGTAA
- the LOC107875472 gene encoding peptidyl-prolyl cis-trans isomerase CYP20-1 isoform X1, with the protein MAPKRIRPSVFVFFCLAVIGTLALAQYALQAKGSQESLKEVTHKVFFDVEIDGKPAGRIVMGLFGKTVPKTAENFRALCTGEKGVGKSGKPLHFKGSTFHRIIPSFMIQGGDFTLGDGRGGESIYGEKFADENFKIKHTGPGLLSMANAGSDTNGSQFFITTVTTSWLDGRHVVFGKVLSGMDVVYKMEAEGRQSGTPKSKVTVADSGELPL; encoded by the exons ATGGCGCCGAAGAGAATCCGACCGTCCGTTTTTGTCTTCTTCTGTTTGGCCGTGATTGGAACTCTAGCTCTTGCTCAG TATGCTCTGCAGGCCAAAGGATCCCAGGAAAGTCTGAAAGAAGTAACTCACAAAGTTTTCTTTGATGTTGAGATAGATGGCAAACCTGCCG GTCGTATTGTTATGGGTCTATTTGGTAAAACAGTTCCTAAAACAGCAG AGAACTTCAGAGCATTGTGCACAG GGGAAAAGGGAGTTGGAAAGAGTGGTAAGCCTCTTCATTTCAAGGGGAGCACATTCCATAGAATAATCCCCAGCTTCATGATTCAAGGTGGTGATTTCACCCTTGGTGATGGACGTGGAGGAGAATCTATTTACGGTGAAAAGTTTGCCGATGAAAACTTCAAGATCAAGCATACTGGACCTG GACTATTGTCAATGGCAAATGCCGGTTCTGACACCAATGGCTCACAATTCTTCATCACAACTGTCACAACTAGCTG GTTGGATGGTCGACATGTCGTCTTTGGAAAGGTGTTGTCTGGAATGGATGTCGTTTACAAGATGGAAGCCGAAGGAAGACAAAGTGGAACACCCAAAAGCAAAGTTACTGTGGCAGACAGCGGTGAACTTCCTCTGTAA
- the LOC107874611 gene encoding uncharacterized protein LOC107874611, which translates to MGIFSRHNHRPSSFLPRYVVFFAFMFLALLLYFEVDNLVSQTKTIVGHNLEPTPWHVFPVKSFDEESTYSKASTIIQCSYLTCSSSSLVTNIPRSTNSKTTESNSCPSFFRSIGYDLEPWAKSRISMSHVMEAQKYAAFRVVIVGGKLFVDFYYACVQSRAMFTIWGILQLLRRYPGKVPDVDLMFDCMDKPIIDRAEHASMPLPLFRYCTSPHHFDIPFPDWSFWGWSETHISPWNEEFKSIKQGSSSLSWGRKIPVAFWKGNPDVVSPIRIELLNCNNTEMWRARIMRQNWTEEERRGFQSSKLSKQCRYRYKIYAEGYAWSVSLKYILSCGSLPLIISPQYQDFLSRGLIPKKNYLSIPPFDLCPSIKAAVDWGNANPLEAEAIGKAAQDFMESLSMDRIYDYMYHLISEYAKLQDFVPVQPSSALEVCTNSVLCYADDKQKSLLRRSLAFPSDESPCTISR; encoded by the exons ATGGGGATTTTTTCTAGACATAATCATCGGCCATCATCTTTTCTCCCTCGATATGTTGTCTTCTTTGCTTTTATGTTCCTTGCTCTTCTCCTTTACTTCGAG GTAGACAACTTAGTTTCTCAGACAAAAACAATTGTTGGTCACAACTTAGAGCCAACGCCGTGGCATGTATTTCCTGTGAAATCTTTCGATGAAGAATCCACTTATTCAAAGGCTTCAACGATCATACAGTGCTCTTATCTTACCTGTAGTAGCAGTAGTTTAGTCACCAATATTCCTCGAAGCACCAACTCGAAAACCACTGAATCCAACAGTTGCCCGTCTTTCTTCAGGAGTATAGGTTACGATCTTGAGCCATGGGCCAAATCTAGGATTTCTATGAGCCATGTAATGGAAGCTCAGAAGTATGCAGCATTTAGAGTTGTAATTGTTGGTGGCAAATTATTTGTAGATTTTTACTATGCATGTGTGCAGAGTAGAGCTATGTTCACAATTTGGGGAATATTGCAACTACTCAGGAGATATCCTGGAAAAGTTCCAGATGTAGATTTGATGTTTGATTGCATGGATAAACCTATAATAGATCGAGCCGAACATGCTTCAATGCCTTTGCCTCTGTTTCGGTACTGTACCTCACCACATCATTTCGATATACCTTTTCCAGATTGGTCTTTCTGGGGCTG GTCGGAAACACACATAAGTCCATGGAATGAAGAATTTAAAAGCATCAAACAAGGTTCAAGCTCTCTAAGTTGGGGAAGGAAGATACCGGTGGCATTCTGGAAAGGGAATCCAGATGTAGTTTCTCCTATTCGCATAGAGTTGCTTAATTGCAACAACACTGAAATGTGGAGAGCACGAATTATGCGGCAG AATTGGACAGAAGAAGAAAGGCGTGGATTTCAGAGCTCGAAACTATCAAAGCAATGTAGATATAG GTACAAGATTTATGCAGAAGGATATGCATGGTCAGTGAGCTTGAAGTATATTCTGTCATGTGGTTCTCTTCCCCTGATAATCAGCCCACAGTATCAGGATTTCCTTAGTCGCGGTCTCATTCCGAAGAAAAATTACTTGTCAATTCCTCCATTTGATTTATGTCCCTCTATAAAGGCTGCAGTTGATTGGGGTAATGCAAATCCATTGGAG GCTGAAGCGATTGGAAAAGCAGCACAAGACTTCATGGAAAGTTTGAGTATGGATCGGATATATGATTACATGTATCACTTAATTTCAGAGTACGCAAAGCTGCAGGATTTTGTACCGGTTCAACCCTCTTCTGCACTTGAAGTATGTACAAATTCTGTACTTTGTTATGCTGACGACAAGCAAAAAAGTTTGCTCAGAAGATCCCTTGCGTTCCCTTCAGATGAGAGTCCTTGCACGATTTCCAGATAG